A single genomic interval of Pseudomonas sp. FeN3W harbors:
- a CDS encoding acyl-CoA dehydrogenase C-terminal domain-containing protein, with protein MADYQAPLRDMRFVLNEVFDAPKLWQSLPALAEVVDAETADAILEEAGKITANSIAPLNRSGDEEGCRWDAGAVSTPAGYREAYQLYAEGGWVGVGGDPAFGGMGMPKVISAQVEEMMNSASLAFGLYPMLTSGACLSIYAHASEELKQKYLPNMYAGVWSGSMCLTEPHAGTDLGIIRTKAEPQADGSYKISGTKIFITGGEHDLTENIIHLVLAKLPDAPAGSRGISLFLVPKVMVNEDGTLGERNSLSCGSIEHKMGIQASATCVMNFDGATGWMVGEPNKGLAAMFTMMNYERLGVGIQGLSTGERSYQSAIEYARERIQSRAPTGPIAQDKAADPIIVHPDVRRMLLTMKALNEGGRAFSSYVALQLDIAKFSDDDEARLRAEAQVALLTPVAKAFLTDMGLETTVHGQQIFGGHGFIREWGQEQLVRDCRITQIYEGTNGIQALDLVGRKIVGSGGTMYQAFVDEIRTFIADAGPELAEFAEPLKAAMDNLDELTAWVIDQAKVNPNEIGAASVEYLHVFGYTAYAYMWARMAVAAFAKQDEGDFYQSKLGTARFYFARLLPRIHSLSASVKAGSESLYLLDAAQF; from the coding sequence ATGGCTGACTACCAAGCGCCGCTGCGCGACATGCGTTTTGTCCTGAATGAAGTCTTCGACGCGCCGAAACTCTGGCAGTCGCTGCCAGCGCTGGCCGAAGTGGTCGATGCCGAGACGGCCGATGCAATTCTCGAGGAAGCTGGCAAGATCACCGCCAACAGCATCGCGCCGCTCAACCGCAGCGGTGACGAAGAAGGCTGCCGCTGGGACGCCGGGGCTGTTTCTACGCCCGCCGGCTACCGCGAGGCTTATCAGCTATATGCCGAAGGCGGCTGGGTCGGTGTCGGTGGCGATCCTGCGTTCGGCGGGATGGGTATGCCCAAGGTCATCTCGGCCCAAGTCGAAGAGATGATGAACTCCGCCAGCCTGGCCTTCGGCCTCTATCCGATGCTGACGTCCGGCGCCTGCCTGTCGATCTACGCCCACGCCAGTGAGGAGCTCAAGCAGAAGTACCTGCCGAACATGTATGCCGGTGTCTGGTCCGGCTCCATGTGTCTGACCGAACCTCATGCCGGTACCGACCTCGGCATTATCCGCACCAAGGCCGAGCCGCAGGCAGACGGCTCCTACAAGATCAGCGGCACCAAGATATTCATCACCGGTGGCGAGCATGACCTGACCGAGAACATCATCCACCTGGTGCTGGCCAAGCTGCCGGATGCGCCAGCTGGCTCCCGCGGCATCTCGTTGTTCCTGGTGCCGAAGGTGATGGTCAACGAGGACGGCACCCTGGGTGAGCGCAACTCGCTGTCCTGCGGTTCCATCGAGCACAAGATGGGTATCCAGGCCTCGGCGACCTGCGTGATGAACTTCGACGGTGCCACCGGCTGGATGGTCGGCGAGCCGAACAAGGGCCTCGCAGCGATGTTCACCATGATGAACTACGAGCGTCTGGGCGTCGGTATTCAGGGCCTGTCGACTGGCGAGCGCTCCTATCAGAGCGCCATCGAGTATGCCCGCGAGCGTATCCAGAGCCGCGCACCGACCGGACCGATTGCGCAGGACAAGGCAGCCGATCCGATCATCGTGCATCCGGATGTACGCCGCATGCTGCTGACCATGAAGGCGCTGAACGAGGGTGGTCGCGCGTTCTCCAGTTATGTCGCGCTGCAGCTCGATATCGCCAAGTTCAGCGACGACGACGAGGCGCGGCTGCGAGCCGAGGCGCAGGTGGCGCTGCTGACACCGGTAGCCAAGGCCTTCCTCACTGACATGGGGCTGGAAACCACGGTACATGGGCAGCAGATTTTCGGCGGCCATGGCTTCATCCGCGAGTGGGGCCAGGAGCAGCTGGTGCGTGACTGCCGCATTACTCAGATCTACGAGGGCACCAACGGCATTCAAGCGCTGGACCTGGTTGGGCGCAAGATTGTCGGCAGTGGTGGCACCATGTATCAGGCCTTCGTCGATGAAATTCGTACATTCATCGCTGATGCCGGTCCGGAGCTGGCGGAGTTCGCCGAGCCCCTCAAGGCTGCCATGGACAATCTGGATGAGCTGACCGCCTGGGTAATCGATCAGGCCAAGGTGAATCCGAACGAAATCGGCGCCGCCTCGGTGGAGTACCTGCACGTGTTCGGCTACACCGCTTATGCGTACATGTGGGCACGCATGGCGGTAGCGGCATTCGCCAAACAGGATGAAGGCGACTTCTACCAGAGCAAGCTGGGAACCGCGCGTTTCTACTTTGCTCGCCTGTTGCCGCGAATTCATTCGCTGAGCGCTTCGGTCAAGGCCGGAAGCGAGTCGCTGTACCTGCTCGACGCTGCTCAATTCTGA
- the msrA gene encoding peptide-methionine (S)-S-oxide reductase MsrA, producing MSLRSQILINKQALPTAEQALPGRSTPIPVPPAHYVNGNPLQPPFPAGLCQAVFGMGCFWGAERRFWEQPGVWTTAVGYAGGLTPNPTYDEVCSGLTGHTEAVLVVFDPQQIDYGTLLRVFWEAHNPTQGMRQGNDVGSQYRSAIYCMDAQQRSEAETSRERFQQQLSAAGFPAITTEIDDAPPFFYAEAYHQQYLAKNPGGYCGLGGTGVCLPS from the coding sequence ATGTCGCTACGCTCGCAGATTCTGATCAACAAACAGGCACTGCCCACCGCCGAGCAGGCCTTGCCCGGCCGCTCGACACCCATACCGGTCCCCCCCGCCCACTACGTCAATGGCAACCCGCTGCAGCCGCCCTTTCCAGCAGGGCTTTGCCAGGCGGTGTTTGGCATGGGCTGCTTCTGGGGAGCGGAACGCCGGTTTTGGGAGCAGCCGGGAGTCTGGACGACGGCTGTCGGCTATGCCGGAGGCCTGACCCCGAACCCGACGTACGATGAAGTCTGTTCCGGGCTTACCGGGCATACGGAGGCGGTACTGGTGGTCTTCGATCCTCAGCAGATCGACTACGGCACGCTGTTACGCGTTTTCTGGGAGGCTCACAACCCGACTCAGGGAATGCGGCAGGGTAACGATGTCGGCAGCCAGTATCGTTCGGCGATCTACTGCATGGATGCACAGCAGCGCAGCGAGGCGGAGACGAGTCGTGAACGTTTCCAGCAGCAACTGAGCGCAGCGGGCTTTCCGGCCATCACCACCGAGATCGACGACGCGCCGCCCTTCTTCTACGCAGAGGCCTACCACCAGCAGTATCTGGCAAAGAATCCTGGGGGATATTGCGGGTTGGGCGGCACTGGTGTGTGCCTGCCGAGTTGA
- a CDS encoding EAL domain-containing protein, translating to MKIHTDAASRLATEVVTQLPVPSRLGMLRFERLNESSWTLLFLDPACERYLGVSAGDLCSLVDAPYASLMEPSVRHQLHEEIQQQLTGRSHYSVSYRLHTPDGVQDITELGEVCQQYGRELLRGYLMPGRQPESDQDLRAQNARLRTALQQHQQAQDEHIEHMLRSRTQQSLIVRLARHRYGSANPELEAAQLITQAACEVYELNRATIWHLDGTRLEPVSCYRLDSDHYETPSALELAPFPRYLQALQSGRAVDAQDVSQDHRTCELDQLIYRPQGVRSILDASIRVGGEVIGVLSLQHTGKPRAWQADEIAFAGELADQYAQVLANQQRLSATHMLGLFQRAVEQSASAFILVDREGRVEYVNPAFTVISQFSSAEVRGQRLADLKALENLGELLFDTSSVLAHSNSWQGEFRSRRKNLEPYWGQLSISKVFNDEGALTHYIGIYEDITRSKLAHQHIERLAYTDNLTNLGNRPYFIRSIEERFAAGAEPRLCLLLVDIDNFKRINDSLGHQTGDKLLTSLARRLRNGLSQQAVLARFASNEFALLFDDKGLDEGVRLADQVLRILDKPLFVDKQLISVSGSLGLACSPQHGRDPETLMKHAGQALHKAKANGKNQVQIFTEALHAEANYKLFVENNLRRALLQNELEVFYQPKLCLHTGRLQGLEALLRWNHPEKGMIRPDQFISVAEETGLIIPIGKWVAREACRMGVTLSALGLGTPQIAINLSPKQFSDPDLLGTIAAILLEEQLPAAQLELELTESLLLEATEETRQQLIGLKALGLTLAMDDFGTGYSSLSYLKKFPIDVIKIDRSFIKDIPGNQDDVEITSAVIAMARKLHLKVVAEGIETPEQLKFLRRHRCDIGQGYLFDKPIPGNILTEALRRYPQWC from the coding sequence ATGAAAATACATACCGATGCCGCCAGCCGTCTGGCGACCGAGGTTGTGACGCAGTTGCCAGTGCCTTCACGGCTCGGCATGCTGCGTTTCGAGCGCTTGAACGAGTCCAGCTGGACACTGCTTTTTCTCGACCCCGCTTGCGAGCGTTATCTCGGTGTTTCCGCCGGCGACCTTTGCTCCCTGGTCGACGCCCCCTACGCCAGCCTGATGGAGCCCAGCGTCCGTCACCAGCTACACGAAGAGATTCAGCAACAGCTGACAGGCCGCAGCCACTATTCAGTCAGCTATCGACTGCACACGCCTGACGGCGTGCAGGACATCACCGAACTCGGCGAAGTTTGCCAGCAGTATGGTCGCGAGCTGCTCAGGGGCTATCTGATGCCCGGACGCCAGCCTGAATCGGATCAGGATCTCAGGGCGCAGAACGCCCGACTGCGCACGGCGCTGCAGCAACATCAGCAAGCCCAGGACGAACACATCGAGCACATGCTGCGCTCGCGCACCCAGCAGAGCCTGATCGTCAGGCTGGCTCGGCATCGCTACGGCTCCGCCAATCCGGAACTGGAAGCGGCACAGCTGATCACCCAGGCCGCCTGCGAAGTCTACGAGCTGAACCGCGCGACAATCTGGCATCTGGACGGCACGCGCCTGGAGCCGGTGTCGTGCTACCGACTCGACAGCGACCATTACGAAACGCCCTCAGCCCTGGAACTCGCACCCTTTCCCCGCTACTTGCAGGCGCTGCAGAGCGGTCGCGCCGTCGATGCGCAGGACGTGTCCCAGGATCATCGCACCTGCGAACTTGACCAGCTTATCTATCGCCCGCAGGGCGTTCGCTCGATCCTGGACGCCAGCATTCGAGTCGGTGGGGAGGTAATCGGCGTTCTCAGCCTGCAACACACAGGCAAACCGCGCGCATGGCAGGCCGACGAGATCGCCTTCGCCGGCGAGCTGGCCGATCAGTATGCGCAGGTGCTGGCCAATCAGCAGCGGCTCAGCGCAACCCATATGCTCGGCCTGTTCCAGCGCGCCGTGGAACAGAGCGCCAGCGCTTTCATCCTGGTCGACCGAGAAGGCCGGGTGGAATATGTGAATCCGGCATTCACCGTCATCAGCCAGTTTTCCTCAGCCGAGGTACGCGGTCAGCGTCTGGCCGATCTGAAGGCTCTGGAAAACCTCGGCGAGCTACTGTTCGACACCTCTTCGGTACTTGCCCACAGCAACAGCTGGCAGGGCGAGTTCCGCTCCCGACGCAAGAACCTCGAGCCGTACTGGGGTCAGCTTTCCATCTCCAAGGTCTTCAATGATGAAGGCGCGCTGACCCACTACATCGGTATCTACGAGGACATCACCCGCAGCAAACTGGCGCATCAGCATATCGAGCGTCTGGCCTATACCGACAACCTGACCAACCTGGGCAATCGCCCGTACTTCATTCGCAGCATCGAGGAGCGCTTTGCCGCCGGCGCCGAGCCCAGACTCTGCCTGTTGCTGGTGGACATCGACAACTTCAAGCGCATCAACGACAGCCTCGGCCACCAGACCGGCGACAAGCTGCTCACCAGCCTTGCCCGGCGACTGCGCAACGGACTCAGCCAGCAGGCCGTACTGGCACGCTTTGCCAGCAACGAGTTCGCCCTGCTGTTCGATGACAAGGGACTGGACGAAGGCGTCCGCCTGGCAGACCAGGTGCTGCGCATCCTCGATAAGCCGCTATTCGTCGACAAGCAGCTGATCAGCGTCAGCGGGTCCCTGGGGCTGGCGTGCTCGCCTCAGCACGGGCGTGACCCGGAAACGCTGATGAAGCATGCCGGGCAAGCGCTGCACAAGGCCAAGGCGAACGGCAAGAACCAGGTGCAGATATTTACCGAAGCCCTGCATGCCGAAGCCAACTACAAGCTGTTCGTCGAGAACAACCTGCGCCGTGCGCTGCTGCAGAACGAGTTGGAGGTGTTCTACCAGCCCAAGCTATGCCTGCATACCGGCCGGCTGCAGGGGCTGGAAGCGCTGCTGCGCTGGAACCATCCGGAAAAGGGCATGATCCGCCCGGATCAGTTCATCAGCGTCGCGGAAGAAACCGGGCTGATCATCCCGATCGGCAAGTGGGTCGCGCGGGAAGCTTGCCGGATGGGCGTCACCCTTTCCGCGCTAGGCCTTGGCACGCCCCAGATCGCAATCAACCTTTCACCCAAGCAATTCTCGGATCCGGATCTGCTTGGCACGATCGCCGCAATTCTGCTCGAAGAGCAACTTCCCGCCGCGCAGCTGGAGCTGGAGCTGACAGAAAGCCTCCTGCTCGAAGCCACCGAGGAAACCCGACAGCAGCTGATCGGCCTCAAGGCGCTCGGCCTGACGCTGGCCATGGACGACTTCGGCACTGGGTATTCCTCACTGAGCTACCTGAAGAAATTCCCCATCGACGTGATCAAGATCGATCGCAGCTTTATCAAGGACATCCCGGGCAACCAGGACGACGTGGAGATCACCTCGGCAGTGATCGCCATGGCCCGCAAGCTGCACCTGAAGGTCGTCGCTGAAGGAATCGAAACACCGGAGCAGCTGAAATTCCTGCGTCGTCATCGCTGTGATATCGGTCAGGGCTACCTGTTCGACAAGCCGATCCCCGGCAACATCCTGACCGAGGCTCTGCGCCGCTATCCCCAATGGTGCTAA
- the aceF gene encoding dihydrolipoyllysine-residue acetyltransferase: MSETIRVPDIGSGEGEVIELFVKVGDRIEADQSILTLESDKASMEIPAPKAGVVKALKVKLGDRLKEGDELLELESEEGTDSEAPAQAAAEPAAASTGGPTDEAEAPTPPGDDNPSASAEESESQEIKVPDIGSSGKASVIEISVKAGDTIAAEQPLITLESDKASMEIPSPAAGVVESISVKVGDEVGTGDLILILKGTASSKPAAASAPASQAQSPAEEKLTEQAAEAPAETAGESVEEVRIPDIGSSGSAKVIEVMIKAGDSVEADQSLITLESDKASMEIPAPKAGVVESLSIKVGDDAKTGDLILTLKVQGSAPAKKAESRPQEAVSQQQAVAPNKQGVPEAKAAATPAPAVSGPSKAGTKVHAGPAVRMTAREYGVDLADVPATGPKGRILKEDVQAYVKNMLHKAKQAPAEGASGGAGIPPIPAVDFSKFGEVEEVAMSRLMQIGAANLHRSWLNVPHVTQFESADITELEAFRVSQKAAAEKAGVKLTVLPLLLKACAHLLKELPDFNSSLAPSGKALIRKKYVHIGFAVDTPDGLMVPVIKNVDQKSLLQLAGEAAELAEKARSKKLSPDAMQGACFTISSLGHIGGTGFTPIVNAPEVAILGVSKATMQPVWDGKAFEPRLMLPLSLSYDHRVINGAAAARFTKRLSELLADIRTLLL, from the coding sequence GTGAGTGAAACCATACGCGTACCCGACATCGGCAGCGGTGAGGGTGAAGTAATCGAGTTGTTCGTCAAGGTCGGCGACCGTATCGAAGCGGACCAGAGCATCCTGACGCTGGAGTCCGACAAGGCCAGCATGGAAATCCCGGCACCCAAGGCTGGCGTCGTGAAGGCCTTGAAGGTCAAGCTCGGCGACCGCCTGAAAGAAGGTGACGAGCTACTTGAGCTGGAAAGCGAAGAAGGAACTGACAGCGAAGCGCCGGCGCAAGCCGCGGCCGAGCCTGCAGCTGCCAGCACTGGCGGCCCGACTGATGAAGCCGAAGCACCTACGCCTCCGGGAGATGACAATCCTTCGGCCTCCGCCGAGGAAAGCGAGTCGCAGGAAATCAAGGTTCCGGACATCGGCTCCTCCGGCAAGGCCAGCGTGATCGAGATTTCGGTGAAGGCCGGCGATACCATCGCCGCCGAGCAACCGCTGATCACTCTCGAGTCCGACAAGGCCAGCATGGAGATCCCCTCTCCAGCCGCTGGCGTAGTCGAGAGCATTTCGGTCAAGGTGGGCGACGAAGTCGGTACCGGCGACCTGATCCTGATCCTCAAGGGTACCGCCTCGAGCAAGCCGGCAGCAGCCAGTGCTCCGGCCAGCCAGGCACAAAGCCCGGCCGAGGAGAAACTGACCGAGCAGGCCGCAGAAGCACCGGCCGAAACTGCAGGCGAGTCAGTGGAGGAGGTTCGTATTCCGGACATCGGTTCCAGCGGCAGCGCCAAGGTCATCGAAGTCATGATCAAGGCCGGCGACAGCGTCGAGGCGGACCAGTCGCTGATCACCTTGGAATCCGACAAGGCCAGCATGGAAATTCCGGCGCCCAAGGCGGGCGTGGTGGAGTCGCTGTCGATCAAGGTGGGTGACGATGCCAAGACCGGCGACCTGATCCTGACCCTCAAGGTCCAGGGCTCGGCGCCAGCGAAAAAGGCCGAGAGCAGGCCGCAGGAGGCCGTTTCCCAGCAGCAGGCCGTCGCACCGAACAAGCAGGGCGTACCGGAAGCCAAGGCCGCGGCGACGCCGGCTCCGGCCGTCAGCGGCCCGAGCAAGGCCGGCACCAAGGTTCACGCCGGGCCGGCGGTACGCATGACTGCGCGAGAGTATGGTGTCGACCTGGCCGATGTTCCGGCCACCGGTCCCAAGGGTCGGATTCTCAAGGAAGATGTCCAGGCCTACGTCAAGAACATGCTGCACAAGGCCAAGCAGGCTCCGGCCGAAGGTGCCTCGGGCGGTGCCGGCATTCCGCCGATCCCGGCCGTGGACTTCAGCAAGTTCGGCGAAGTCGAAGAAGTCGCGATGTCGCGCCTGATGCAGATCGGCGCAGCCAACCTGCACCGCAGCTGGCTGAACGTACCGCACGTGACCCAGTTCGAATCGGCCGACATCACCGAACTGGAGGCTTTCCGCGTCTCCCAGAAGGCTGCCGCCGAGAAGGCCGGCGTCAAGCTCACCGTGCTGCCGTTGTTGCTCAAGGCGTGTGCGCACCTGCTCAAGGAGCTGCCGGACTTCAACAGCTCGCTGGCGCCAAGCGGCAAGGCACTGATCCGCAAGAAGTACGTGCACATCGGCTTCGCCGTGGATACGCCGGATGGCCTGATGGTCCCGGTGATCAAGAACGTGGATCAGAAGAGTTTGCTGCAGTTGGCTGGCGAGGCGGCCGAGCTGGCAGAGAAAGCGCGCAGCAAGAAGCTCTCGCCTGACGCCATGCAGGGTGCCTGCTTCACCATTTCCAGCCTTGGCCACATTGGCGGCACCGGCTTCACGCCGATCGTCAACGCGCCGGAAGTGGCGATTCTCGGGGTATCCAAGGCGACGATGCAGCCAGTCTGGGACGGCAAGGCATTCGAGCCGCGCCTGATGTTGCCGCTCTCGCTGTCCTACGATCACCGTGTAATCAACGGGGCTGCTGCCGCACGCTTCACCAAACGGCTGTCGGAGCTGCTGGCGGATATCCGCACCCTGCTGCTGTAA